The following are from one region of the Hylaeus volcanicus isolate JK05 unplaced genomic scaffold, UHH_iyHylVolc1.0_haploid 8104, whole genome shotgun sequence genome:
- the LOC128882244 gene encoding ras-related protein RabJ isoform X2 produces the protein MKTIEGKVVALGSQGVGKTSMIIRYVRKAFNERANPTIGASFFTCKLNLVWDTAGQERFRSMAPMYYRNANAAMLVFDLTQYNTFTAMKGWVAELRRNVEETMVLAVIGNKSDLINERQVDSEEGRVYATKIGASYHETSVRDDEGIESVFLDIGMGLLKLSSNEREATSIRVYESTSSDMSGMDPCCTPLEESPQNLSIAHGIQERIHTCC, from the exons ATGAAGACAATAGAGGGAAAAGTGGTGGCTTTGGGATCCCAAG GTGTTGGAAAAACAAGTATGATCATACGCTACGTCAGGAAAGCATTCAACGAACGTGCGAATCCCACGATAGGCGCATCCTTTTTTacgtgtaaattaaatttg GTCTGGGACACTGCTGGCCAGGAAAGGTTCAGGTCCATGGCACCGATGTACTATAGAAATGCCAATGCAGCCATGTTGGTGTTTGACTTAACGCAGTATAACACATTCACAGCAATGAAAGGTTGGGTGGCAGAGCTTCGCAGAAATGTGGAGGAGACTATGGTGTTGGCAGTAATAGGGAATAAGTCTGATCTGATAAATGAGCGGCAAGTTGATAGCGAGGAGGGTAGAGTCTATGCAACAAAAATTGGTGCCAGTTACCATGAAACATCTGTTAGAGATGATGAAGGTATTGAAAGTGTTTTTTTGGATATTGGCATGGGTCTGCTTAAGCTATCTTCCAATGAAAGAGAGGCTACATCCATTAGGGTATACGAGTCAACAAGCTCCGATATGAGTGGTATGGACCCATGCTGTACACCCCTAGAGGAAAGTCCTCAGAACCTCAGTATTGCTCACGGGATACAAGAGAGAATACACACCTGCTGCTAg
- the LOC128882244 gene encoding ras-related protein RabJ isoform X1, producing MKTIEGKVVALGSQGVGKTSMIIRYVRKAFNERANPTIGASFFTCKLNLVNTRIMLQVWDTAGQERFRSMAPMYYRNANAAMLVFDLTQYNTFTAMKGWVAELRRNVEETMVLAVIGNKSDLINERQVDSEEGRVYATKIGASYHETSVRDDEGIESVFLDIGMGLLKLSSNEREATSIRVYESTSSDMSGMDPCCTPLEESPQNLSIAHGIQERIHTCC from the exons ATGAAGACAATAGAGGGAAAAGTGGTGGCTTTGGGATCCCAAG GTGTTGGAAAAACAAGTATGATCATACGCTACGTCAGGAAAGCATTCAACGAACGTGCGAATCCCACGATAGGCGCATCCTTTTTTacgtgtaaattaaatttggtaAACACAAGAATAATGCTACAG GTCTGGGACACTGCTGGCCAGGAAAGGTTCAGGTCCATGGCACCGATGTACTATAGAAATGCCAATGCAGCCATGTTGGTGTTTGACTTAACGCAGTATAACACATTCACAGCAATGAAAGGTTGGGTGGCAGAGCTTCGCAGAAATGTGGAGGAGACTATGGTGTTGGCAGTAATAGGGAATAAGTCTGATCTGATAAATGAGCGGCAAGTTGATAGCGAGGAGGGTAGAGTCTATGCAACAAAAATTGGTGCCAGTTACCATGAAACATCTGTTAGAGATGATGAAGGTATTGAAAGTGTTTTTTTGGATATTGGCATGGGTCTGCTTAAGCTATCTTCCAATGAAAGAGAGGCTACATCCATTAGGGTATACGAGTCAACAAGCTCCGATATGAGTGGTATGGACCCATGCTGTACACCCCTAGAGGAAAGTCCTCAGAACCTCAGTATTGCTCACGGGATACAAGAGAGAATACACACCTGCTGCTAg